Genomic segment of Panicum virgatum strain AP13 chromosome 2K, P.virgatum_v5, whole genome shotgun sequence:
GTTGCCGGCCAACCTGATAGTAATCCTCCTCTACAGTGCTTGCTGCTTCTGTATCTGTAGACATTGCTACTGGCATTCCAGTTGCAATGCCACGCAggccttttctcttcttcctccatcgCAAGATAGCTTTCTCCACGACTCCAACGGACCATATTACCTTGCGGTACTGCCTTCTCACTTGGTGACCTCGGTATGCAGCCTGAGCAGATGTTTGAATCATTAGACCACACGATACATGAGATACATACAGGATAACAGGTTGCAAAATTTTTCAGATGGCATCATCTGGTGCTTGCCAACACATGAACAAAATGAATCCCTGGGAAAAGGAAAAGTAGCAAACCAAAACACACAATAATAACAGAAGCTTTACTTGTATTTTTATAGCTTGTCTTCGCATGTCCATGAAGTTCCTCCTCATCTGCCATGTTCGGAAATGACTTTGTATTCGTGCGGCAGCTCGCATCATTTTCTTTCTGTTGTAGTTCCGGAATGCATGCTGAATCCTCATAGCAGCAACTATCGTAGCCGCTTCAATCTCAGGATTGGCCGACTGAATTGCTTTTGTTTGAAGCTTAAGAGTTCGTTCCCTAAGAGCAGCTTGGATATTGCTGGCAGCATCAGCAGCATTACGGTAGGCTGCTAAAGATTCTCGTAAGCACAATTCTTGTTCAGTAAGGTTTTCAAATTCCTTGGAAATTTGTTTTATTGACTGTGTCCTTGATGTTGATCTCTTATCCTTGGATAGTGACATGGCTTCAAAATGAGCAGTCAACGCTTTCTCAGCAAGATATGCAGCTAAGCCATCAAAACCTTGTCTTGCAGCTAGATCAGCAGCAGTGAGTCCACCAGGGTCATCATGAGTAGGATCTGTAACCAAGCTCGGATTTGCTCCAGCAGACAAAAGAGCAGCAACCATTTTTTCCCTGGCAAAAGAATAATGAAAAATAAGTTAGCACCAGATGActatgaaaaatataaaaaagataaTTTGATCCCAACAAAAATGTGCCTGAGATAACATATTGTCCAATATAATAGTAATCACCATGAAGATCAACCAGATGTCCGTTGATAGAAAACACAGTTTTTGAGATCCACTTAATTCAGAAATTCCTAACTTAGCAGGTTTTGAAAACTAAAGTTTGGCCATCATCCTACCAACCCGTATAACAACATCCAAAGTGCAAGAACTCATACAAGACATGATTTCTTTCCACATTTTTCTAGTTCATGTAGTCATGTGATAAACACACCCCCAGTTGCAAGAACTCATACAAGAAATCAATATTttcttcatttttctttctGTTCATGTTAGTCAGAGAAAGTAAAGGCATCAGGAATTTGAGAAAATAGAGGTTACCTCCCATAGTATGCGGCCCAGTGCAGAGCTGTCCAACCAGAAGAATCACGAAAATCCAAGGATAATCCTGACAAAGAAAATAAGAGAATGGCCCAGGTATAGCCCAAGATAGAACACAGATGTATAGGTCCTTGTCCTAGATCGTCACGGTCTGTTGACTTATGTCCTTCAATTATTTTTTCCACAAGCCACTCTTGTAATTTATTTCGCAACACAAGTTCAAGCAAGCTCTCAGTAGCAGGAATGTTAGTGCCTTTAGAATCAGTAATGCATTTGAACAATTCAATCCATTCTTTCTCTGTCGATGCTGATAAGAGATTGGAAACTCTGCTACCTTCTACAAGGAACTTTGGTGCTATCTTTTTCTGGCTTGTAGAGAACAACAAGCGAGCTAGTCTCATCTGCATATGAAGCTTCGACTTTTTGGGTTCATCATTATCTGAGCTGCCAGGCATCGTACGGTACTCAAAACTCAAAACCTCGCTAATTGGAGTTTTCCCATCCAAAGTCAAATAAAGATTCACTCGTCCAGGCACATGTGGTCTAGCCATGAAACGGTAAACTCCAGTTTGGATAGTGTCTGCGGTAACACATTGCTCACCAATAACACAGTATAGATTGGCCCCAGCCAGATGTTTGTAGTTGTCAAGGAAGTATCCAACCATGAGGACCTACAATAAGTTAACATTAACAATTTTGCAGAGTAGTGAAATATAGATCTAAAAACTGATAAActcacacatgcatgcatgtaaatTGCTCTCTTAAAACTTTAAACGTATATTGCagaccccacccccacccctgcTCCACCCAACCAGGAGATACATGATACTAGTTGTTACATTAAGTGATCATTTGAATGGTTCATAACATATGAAGGTGAAGTAGAACATTTCCATGCGAACTGAGCAACTGAAGAGGGGGCAAAAACAAGCAAGCATGAAAACTCAGTATGGgatgaaaggaaaagaaaaaaaaacctttgtATCGTCTGTACAATAAGCCCATTCTGAGGAGATCTCAATGATGTGAAATGGCATTTCGTCAATCACTGATCGAGTGATGGGTACGGCTGAGCTTGGATTATTCATTAAACAACTAATATCATCATCCAAGTACTTCCACAGTCCAAGACTGTTCTGCCTAGTAGGCACATCACTAGGCATGTTACCATCCACTGGAGTCTTCATAATAGAATTTGCAAGAGGCTTTGATTGAGAATCCAGATCTGACGTTAAAAGGGATGGAGATTGGTTCACTTGATGTTTCAGAGCTCCATAGTAACTCTCTGATACTTGATTGAGGCTAGGATTGGCAGCATAAGCTTCTGAAACTACATTATCTGGTGAAGAAAAGATAgcctgcaaaaaggaaaacagagATGCATCTGATCCATCATGGCAGACACAGAACGATACAAGAAAACAAACAATCGTGAACCCACGCCCGTGCATAAATACACCATTCTCGAGCAAATTAAGGGCCACAATTGAAGTGCACTGAGAAAAGTAAAGAAATCTAAAACAGTGAAGCAAGTCAAGGGACGTAGTTATGTGAATTTCGCAATGCAAAGAAATAATTCCATGCAAGATTTCAACTATAAATGTTACAACTTAAAAATCTTTAATTACGGTGGTAACTAAAAATACTAGTAAAAATCTTTAATTACGGTGGTAACTAAAAATACTAGTAGGAAAAAgtaaagaagaagcagaaattAAGAGTCAGTTATAGTGTTTTTAGCAATGATAAAAGCAGAGTAACTCCGTGCAAGTTTTCATTCATGCCCAATTGCAATTGAAAAAACGTAGGTTATAGTTATAGTGGCAGACGTTGCTCACTTACATTACTTGTGGCATTGGTATTCAAGATATTATTTCCAGAATCCCTCATCCCATAATTAGTCTGCTGATTGGGTGTCAAAGATCCACCTGTTTTATATAATAAGCAGGATTACAATCTCTACAACAGTTTATACTTCATACCAAAATATTTTTGCAGATATGTCAAAAAGAACACCCACCACGGACAGAAGTATCATTCTTCATAGATGACTCCAATAGATCTACCCAGAATGATTCGAGGCTAGAATCATGATCATCTGTTTCTGCAATATCACCAAAACAGGTACAGTAGTATACCTCTCGAAAATAAAGATATACAAGTCAAAATTGTAAGATGTAAAACAGCAGACTTTAAAATTTTTGGCATCCATAGGAAAGTATCATAAACTAAACGCTATCAAGAAAAGCAGGTCTAGTTATCGAAACTGTATTTAcatatttcaaaattttcaaaaagttATAGATGTAGAAACTGGCATAGAAGGACACATATAATCAATAACTAAGAAACGTCTGGGACCTAAGAATTTCTCACCACAAGAAATCGCTCTGCCACCATGTGAGTTAATTTCTTCTGGTGCAGCAGCTGCACAAGAAGATAGCTCAGTACGAGCAGAGGCAGAATCTGTTGATGTTAGAGGAGAGGTATAATGAATAATATTGATTGGAGGCACTTCTGCAACTTCAGCTTCTATATGTGGTGGTGGTATGGCATTTTCCTGTTTAGTATAAAACATATTAGCAGATAGAACATAATAAaacatgtactccctccgttccagaATGTAGGACATTTTAGTTTGTCTATGTAGGACATTTTAGTTTGTCTGGGTCAAACTTCTTAAACTTTGACCAACTTTTAGAAAATACATTACGATCTACAAACCAAATAAATGCACTATCAACAATGTTGGTGTATGTGTGAGTGGCCCttatggcccatgtggcccttATGGCCCATGTattaggcccatctagaggcccatgtacagctactatattacccacccttctagggtttggagaataGACTACTcattctctcctacatggtatcaagagCCTAGTTTTTCCTCTCACCCCcttccctgccgccgccgcctcctccccttccctcctcttcttctgcGCCACCCCTGCTcctgcgccgcgcgcgtggCCCCACCCCGCGACCGCACTCGCCGCTGCTGCGCGGGCGCGCTGgccccggacgccgccgcccctgctcctcccgcTGGGGCCCCTgctccgggcgccgccgcggccgcggccgcccctgctcctcccgcCGGGGCACCTGCTCCAGGTGTGGGTGCCGCGGGCGCCGTCGCGGCggctgccgcccacgccgcggacGCCCTGGGTGGCCCCTTCCTCCTCTGTGATGCTCACCGCGCCGCTGTCATCGCTGCGGGCAAGCAGCCCCTTCCCGCCGGGGTTGCCCAAGCCGACGCCGCCCTTCCTGAAGCCCTTTCCGCGCCGGCCGCGCTCGCGCCCGTGTGGCCTGGGCTCgggatgcccccccccccccgggatgcgccgtacgccgccgccgccctccgtggGCAGCAGATCGTCGCCGGAGCTGCTACGGCCGACACTGCTCTCGCCACGGCCCTCCTCGCCACCaagtccgaggcttcggcggctcaggagcgggtccgtgcggctgccctcgcttgggagcgcgagcgctccgCGGCCGATGCTCTCACTCGTCGGgttgccgaggcggagcactacTTTCgtgtctcctccggccagcagCCCGTCATCCCCTTCACCGAGCACGGCGCCTCTTCTTCGTACCAGGCTCCGCCCTCTGGTTCTGGACCCGGCTCGACCCGACCgatcccatggtcgcccagctccaccttcaggccggcggcgtccagaacatcaaggccttggtctccgtcctcctcgaccccacgtcctcctcctacgggcGCTGGCGGGATCAggtcctcctcgccctccgccgctacgccctcgacgaccacgtcctcctcgacacgccgGTCGAGGCGCGGgacctggtgtggctgcgcctcgacagcgtcgtcatgtcctggatctttaggaccatctccctagatttGCAGGACATCGTCAGGACTCACGGCGGCACCACTCGACAGGCCTGGCAAGCGCTCGAGGAGCAGTTCCTCGACAATGCTGAGTTCCGcgctctccagctcgacgcctccttccgcaccttcgagcagggggacctctccgttggtgagttatgcaggaggatgaagggcatggctgatgttcttcacgacctcgggtgtCCGGTGCCTAaccgggtcttggtgctcaatgtcctacaGGGTCTCAACAGCACCTATGACCACTTGCGGACATGGAtcacccgccagaggcccttcccctccttccagcaggtccgggacgacctcgttctcgaggagatcaccaaggGTCCCGCGACcggctcgtcctcgtcctcctccaccgcgctcgTGGCTGCTCCACTGGCTTCCTCCGCCTCGccagccacctccctccttggtgctcctcccACCAAGCATaccgggggtgggggggggcgtggtggacgtcgtcggcggggagcacgtggtggtggcggtgctggtGGCACTGCTCCTGGTGGTGCCGGTGGGGGTCGTCGGGGCACGCCGACTCCGGCTCTGGCTCCTGCTTCTGGCCCTGCACCTGGAGCTACGCCCTGGcaatccttcagcaacccatggtcagggcgcatctcgatgtggccgtttcagggtcaggggggcctcgtccccagctccagccggcggccctgttcaccggtgctgctcctctgttcgcgccgtcctggactcCACCTGCTCAGCCTAGCCAGCcaccgacctggcctggggggtgggaccaggccgcgctggcgcagtccttcagcaccatgggacagACACCGCCGGTCAACACCGAgtgatcgccgactcgggtgcctccttccacaccaccccagatgccggtatcctctcttctgttcgACCCCCAcatccctcttgtccttcttccatcatgattggtgatgggtcttgtcttcctgtcaccgtcgtgggttctgctcctggttctttccgtcttcccaatgttcttgttgctcctcagatgattcataatcttctttccattcgccagtttactgctgacaattctttttccatcgaatttgactcctctggtcttactgtgaaggattcagCTTCCCGgtgtccgctcctccgatgtgataGCTCGGGGCCCCTTCACACCCTTCGTCTTtctgcttccgctgctccgcATTCGACTTCTTCGTCTGCTACCTTTgtcgcgacgccgtcttccaccacctggcaccgccccacctggcaccgccggcttgatCACCCCGctcgcgacgttttggctcatctcagtcgtagtaccgatgttccttgTACTATGGATCCTGTTGAGCActtctgtcatgcgtgccagttaggtcgtcatgttagactttctttttcttcttcttcttcgcatacgacgcatgcctttgatcttgttcactgtgacctgtggacctctcctaTACTCAGCATTTCTGGCTAtaaatactatctggtggtggttgatgatttctctcattactctaggacttttcctttgcgcgccaagtctgagacctttcccaccctcctccacttctttgcctgggtgtccactcagttcggcctcaccattaaggccgtccagtgtgacaacgggcgcgagttcgacaactccacctcccgttctttcttcctctctcggggtgttcagctgcgtatgtcttgtccgtatacctctccccagaacggcaaggctgagcggatgattcgcacgacgaacgacgtcatgcacacccttctgatccaggcctctgcctccccgcttctgggctgagagtctccacaccgccacctacttgcttaaccgccttccgtccactgcttccccttctcccactccacaccacgctcttttcggtacccctcctcgctacgatcACCTTCGTgtcttcgggtgtgcatgttatcctaacatctccgccactgctcctcacaagctggcgccccgctcgacacGGTATGTGtttcttggttactcccctcTCGCCGGGTCCTCATCTCCCAACATGTtgtgtttgacgagtcggatttcccctactccacctcctctacaccttcccctgaccccgagttggagtccctgttttcgcctgacccggtggttcagccacctttgtctgtctgtcctttccctgcaggtttttctGGTACGCCGGCAcccttccggtgatccctgctgcgccacgcgcggccccaggACCTCCTAtcgtgccacgcgcggccccggtgtctCCTACTGCGCCACGCGTGGCCCCGGTGCCTCCTACGGCGCCTGCGCGCTACGcccagccggtgcaggtgtaccggcgtcgttcggtgcCAGCACCGGCGCCGGACCTGCGGCCTCCGACTCCGGCACCGGAGTCTCCACCGCCACGTACACTGGAGCcgtcgccgcagccgcagccgcctccgccgactcgctctcgagtcgGGCCGGctgtgtaccacccgccagtcattcATCGGGACCCTCATCAtattcatcccatggtgactcggcggatggcttctcagcccgcgactctctccaccaccgagggagagccgcggatgtctccggtaccctcctctgtccgcgaggccctggcggatcctcactggcgtcgcgcgatggaagaggagtacgcggctcttc
This window contains:
- the LOC120688293 gene encoding calmodulin-binding transcription activator CBT-like produces the protein MTFLAIFSSLLPPPRRLLPSPHGESERQTRRRRVWKQQLSAAMAGGAGARDPLVASEIHGFLTFADLNFDKLLAEAGTRWFRPNEIYAVLANHARFKVHAQPIDKPASGTVVLYDRKVVRNFRKDGHNWKKKKDGKTVQEAHEKLKIGNEEKVHVYYARGEEDPNFFRRCYWLLDKELERIVLVHYRQTSEENAIPPPHIEAEVAEVPPINIIHYTSPLTSTDSASARTELSSCAAAAPEEINSHGGRAISCETDDHDSSLESFWVDLLESSMKNDTSVRGGSLTPNQQTNYGMRDSGNNILNTNATSNAIFSSPDNVVSEAYAANPSLNQVSESYYGALKHQVNQSPSLLTSDLDSQSKPLANSIMKTPVDGNMPSDVPTRQNSLGLWKYLDDDISCLMNNPSSAVPITRSVIDEMPFHIIEISSEWAYCTDDTKVLMVGYFLDNYKHLAGANLYCVIGEQCVTADTIQTGVYRFMARPHVPGRVNLYLTLDGKTPISEVLSFEYRTMPGSSDNDEPKKSKLHMQMRLARLLFSTSQKKIAPKFLVEGSRVSNLLSASTEKEWIELFKCITDSKGTNIPATESLLELVLRNKLQEWLVEKIIEGHKSTDRDDLGQGPIHLCSILGYTWAILLFSLSGLSLDFRDSSGWTALHWAAYYGREKMVAALLSAGANPSLVTDPTHDDPGGLTAADLAARQGFDGLAAYLAEKALTAHFEAMSLSKDKRSTSRTQSIKQISKEFENLTEQELCLRESLAAYRNAADAASNIQAALRERTLKLQTKAIQSANPEIEAATIVAAMRIQHAFRNYNRKKMMRAAARIQSHFRTWQMRRNFMDMRRQAIKIQAAYRGHQVRRQYRKVIWSVGVVEKAILRWRKKRKGLRGIATGMPVAMSTDTEAASTVEEDYYQVGRQQAEDRFNRSVVRVQALFRSHRAQQEYRRMKVAHEEAKVEFSQQ